The Ruminococcaceae bacterium BL-4 region AATATCAGACAGCTCATTATAGATATATTTGTGAAATTCACACCCAAAATCATAACTTTCAATGACTTTATTGATCGGTTCCAATGAACGCTTTGGACTAACAATTGCAACAGAAATCATAAAATCTCCCAATCCATTTCTTAAGATTATTATGTCGAAAATTAATTTATCACAAACTTTTTCGTGAATTTTCTTTAATATATCACAAAAATTTTATTTGGTCAAAAAAAGGATTGACTTTTCTTGCTGTTGATGATATTGTGAATTCAGAATTAAGGACTTGAATTTTTAAGTCCTTAAATAAAACTAGAGGGGGAATACCTAATGACCAGTGCTATCCTTACCGATCTGCTTAAAAGTTTGGGACTTTTAGGCGCATTCCTGCTGATTGGCGTGTTTTTACGCGCCAAAGTTAAAATCTTTCAGAAAGCCTTTATTCCTGCTTCCGTCATCGGCGGATTTTTGCTCCTAATCCTAGGGCCGCAATGCTTTAACGTTCTTCCTATTCCTACCGATTGGTTTAACACCTATTCTCTATTACCTGGCATTTTGATTGTTCCAGTCGTTGCATCTGTACCTTTGGGACTGCGCATCGGCAAAGGGAAAAGCGCCTCTGGTGGAGAAGACAGCAGTGTTCTTAAAAACATCATACCACTCATGTTTATTGGACTTGGTGCCAGCATGTTACAATTTGCGATTGGCTTTGGCACACATATCGCCTTTAGCAGCCAGAACCTTTATGACGTTTTTGGCATCGAACTTGCCATTGGATTTGTCGGAGGTCATGGCACTGCAGGCACCCTCGGCAATATACTCAACGGAATGAACCTACCATATTGGGAAACTTCTCAGGGAGTTGCAATCACTACTGCAACTTTCGGTCTTGTCGGCGGCATTTTGATCGGCATTACAATGATCAACTGGGCTGCCCGCCATGGTCAGACCGCCATGCTAAAGAAGCCGGCAGATATTCCGGAGCCGCTTCGTGTCGGCTTTGAAAAAGATCCTGCAAAACAACCTTCTATTGGCCGTGAAACTACGATGTCTTCTTCTATTGATTCATTTGCATTTCACATGGCTCTGATTTTTCTCGCCTGCGGAATCTCCTATTGGATTATTCAAATAACCAAAGCCTACCATGTTCCGGTACTAAGCAGCATTTCCGTATGGGCTTATGGCATGCTCGTCATGTTCCTTATCTGGGGAATCATGTGCAAATTGAAGATTGATTATTTAGTTGATGATCACGTAAAGGGTAAAATTTCCGGTTCCTGCACCGAATTTGCTGTGATTGCAGCAATTTCAAGCATGCCGCTCAAAGCAATCGCTACCTATATCGTTCCAATCCTTGTCATGGTCCTCATCGGCTACATCGTTACTACGGCGGTTTTGTTCTTCTTCTGCAAACGTCTGCTGAAAGGTTTCTGGTTTGAACAGATGATCGGTACCTTTGGCATGGCCACTGGCGTTTTCCTGACCGGCATTCTGCTTCTCAGAATTTGCGATCCGGACCTCAAGAGCCCTGCTCTTGCAAACTATTCACTCTCTTACACCGTTACCAGTATTATTTACTTTGCATTACTCAATATGTTCATCGTTCTGCCAATGAGCAATGGTGCAGGATTTACCGCACTGGTTGGTCTTGGCATTGGCGTTGCCTCTTTGATTGGTGCTATCATTTCGAGCCGTGTTGCATTTGGCAAAGAATTTAAAGGGAACTAATTTCCTACATAAAGGAAGAAACATAATATGGAAACTTATGAAAAGCTGCTCACTCAGTTGAACGCGAAAATCTGGGATTTTTCAGAATTAAAATTTTGCGAATATCGTTCTTCAGGGGCAATCATTGATCTTCTTACAAAAGAAGGTTTTTCAGTAGAAGCCGGTCTAGCCGGAATGGATACAGCTTTTACCGCCTCCTTCGGCAGCGGTCATCCTATTATTGGCATCCTAGCCGAATATGATGCACTTTCGGGGCTCAGCCAAAAAGCTAACGTTGCGTCTCCTTCTCCCAGAGAAGAAACACCAAACGGGCACGGCTGCGGGCACAGTCTGCTGGGCAGCGGCTCTGTCGGTGCCGCACTGATGGTGCGGGACTATCTAAAAGAAACCAAAAAATCCGGTACAGTAGTTCTATATGGCTGCCCTGCAGAAGAAGGCGGCTCCGGAAAAGCTTATCTTGCAAGAGCCGGTGCATTTGATCGTCTAGACGCTGCTATCACATGGCATCCCGGTGGAGGCAACGCTGTTGCAACCGGTTCCATGCAGGCAAATTGTCAGGCTTATTTCCGCTTTAAAGGAATCTCCGCTCACGCTGCCGGAGCCCCACATCTAGGACGCAGTGCTCTGGATGCCGTAGAACTGATGGATGTTGGCGCTAACTATCTGCGGGAACATATTGAACCAACTGACCGGATTCATTATGCAATTACCAATACCGGCGGAATTTCTCCAAATGTAATACCTAACCATGCAGAGGTCATCTACTTAATTCGCTCCACTGACTCTGAAAAAGTACAGAAACTATACGACCGTGTTTGCAAGATTGCAAAGGGTGCTGCCCTGATGACAGAAACCGAAGTGGAAATCCGATTTGATAAAGCCTGTTCAAATGTACTCTCAAACTCCGTGCTGGAAGAGGTCCTTTATCAGAGTATGACGAGCGTTCCTCTTCCTATTTATACAGAACAGGAACTGGATTTTGCAAAAGAGATCAAAAAGACCGTTAAAGAAATAGATATGGCGAGTGATCTCTCTCTAACAGCATCATCTGTTGCAGAAAAGCGCAAAATGATCGCGAAATGCGAAGCACTTCCGATGATGAATTTTGTTTTACCTCACAAACACCTGGATATTAACATTCCGGGTTCTTCAGATGTCGGTGACTGTAGTCATGTCGTTCCTACTGCTCAGTTTATTGGCGCTTGTTTTGTGCCTGGTACACCGGCACACTCATGGCAGGCCGTAGCACAGGGAATTTCAGGCACAGCAGTTAAAGGAATGCTTTATGCTGCAAGAGTTCTCTCTGACACGGCACAGAGACTGATCGACGATCCTACTATTCTTTCAAAGGCTAAGGAAGAATTTCTATCCGAAACAGATGGAAAGCCTTATCGCTGCCCAATCCCGCCGGAAATCATGCCAAATAGTAACGCAAAAAAATAAGATCGTTTAAGATCGTTTCATGTGGCTTTCTCAAATAGAAAAAGGGGGCAATTTTATTCATGACAATTCTTGAATCCGCGCAAAAGATGGAATCACATCTTTCCGAACTGCGGGAAGAATTCCATCGTCATCCGGAGGCAGCTTTTCAGGAAAAAGAAACCTCCGCTTTAATTGCAGCGGAACTGCGCAAAATCGGTAGCTATCAAATTACAGAAAACATCTGTGGACATGGAATTCTTGCAGAAATCCACGGCAACAAACCTGGTAAAGCGGTTGCGCTTCGCGCCGATATTGATGCTCTTCAGATCACAGAAGAAACAGGGCTACCATTTTGTTCTCAAACTCCGGGCATGATGCACGCATGCGGCCACGATAATCATATTACGATGTTGTTGGGCGCAGCGCATCTACTCGCACAGTTTCAAGATCAAATTTCCGGAACGGTACGGCTCATTTTTCAGCCTGCCGAGGAATTTTCTCCAAAAGGCGGCTCCCGTTCTATGATTAAAGCCGGCGCATTAAAAGGAATCGACGCAATTTTTGGCCTGCATGTCTGGCCGGGGCTTCCGCTTGGTACCTTTGGTGTAAAAGCCGGTCCTCTGATGGCTGCTTCTGATCATTTCTATGTTAAGATTCACGGAAAATCCGGCCACGCAGCCACTCCTGAAGCAGGAATCGATTCGCTGCTCGCCGGTGCTCAATTTGTAACAGCAGCACAGTCAATTATCAGCCGCAACACAGATCCTCTTAAATCGGCAGTCATCTCGATCGGAACCTTTAAAGCTGGCACACGCTATAACATTATTGCAGAAGAATGTGCTTTAGAGGGAACCTGCCGCACTTTTGACCCCGACGTTCGAGACCTTGCAGAGCGGCGTCTTGGAGAAGTATTAAAAGGAATCTGCACCTTATCACAATGTACCGGAGAACTTGATTATGAACGGGGCTATATGGCCGTTAATAACGATGCAGCGATGTCCGATTATGTCCATAAAACCGCGGCTTCTTTGTTTGGAGCAGAAAAATCCGTTCTTGTTCCCCATCCTTCCATGTGCGCAGAAGATTTCGCTTTTTATCTCGATCATGTTCCAGGTGCTTTCGCCTGGATCGGCACTGCAAAAGAAGGAGATCCAATCTGGCCGCTGCACAGTTCTCATTTTACAGCCAACGAAGATATTTTATGGCGTGGTGCAGCGCTGCTTGCCTCTTTGGCGCTAAATTTTAAAGGCTGATCTTCTTTATAGAAATTTCATTGAAAAAGGTTCCGTTTTTTCGGAACCTTTTTCTTTATATATAACATATGATAGGTCTGCCATATATCTTCGCCTGCACGATTTTTATTTCTTATATTTAGATATTTGTGTGTAAAAGTGTAATGAGAAATTAATATAAAATTTTACTTTTACATAAGTATTTGCAGGGACGGTGATAGTATGAATGAGTATGGAATGGATGAATTTTGTAAAAGTTCAAATTACAAAAGTAATTGGCGACCTTTACTTAAAGAAGAGGATTCTAGCGTAGTCAGTCCTCCTAATATTAAAAAAACAAAAAAAGAATGTGAAAGTATTGAAAAGTCCGTAGAAAGAAATGAGACATGCGAAGAAAAGGATATTTTAAAAAAATTAGCCAAAATAAGCACTGATATCGATACATTGAATCTCATGCTTTCGGATCAAAAAAAAACAATAGATGATCTGTTTACTCTCTTAGAGAAAAAGGAGACTATCACTCCTAAAAAAGTTTTAAATTCCCAAAAAAGCAATCCGGATCAGCATCATTTTATTTCTGTTTTATTTGCCAAATTGCGTCGTTTGTTCGGGCGTTTTCTAATATTTAGTCAACACATCCTGCACATTAAGTTCTAATTCACATAAGATATACATAGAAAATGATGTATCCTTTCATTTTCAATCTTAAATTTAGGAGTGAAAACTTCATGAGTACTGACGTAGCTCAAGAGCCACTTGATATTTTTGTCCGAAGAGTTCTGGCGAAATCCGAACTGCTCCAGACACAGGAAGTCTTCCAAGAAAATTATTCTAGTGATACTCTCCCTAAACCTTTGGGTACAAAGGCTCCATTAACGCTCTATATAATCAACCACGGCGCAGAGGCAAGCACTGAGTCCCCTAATCCAAGTACCGGATCTCCTGTAAAATGTGTGAAACTCTGCAAACGGATTCTTGACCAAGACCCAGCAAACACTATTCTTTGCACACAAAAGTCAAGGGTATCCCTTAATTTCGAACTGGTTTTAGTCGTAGAATACGAGGATAATACTTTTAATGTGCTGACACTTCCAAAAGACCTTTCGGCTTTTACGAAGTACACCACAGACACAAAAGCATTCGTTGGGTCTACCGTACTTGATCCGACCACCGGCGCACCTATCATTCAGCATCAAAGCGTAACACAACCTTATGAGCAGTTTGTCATTAAATATAATGCAACGTCAACTGCATACGCCAACTTTGAATATACGGTTACGATTCCTCTGTCCAGCTTCAGTGCACCTCTGCGGAAATGTGAACTGAATGACCCGACCCTTCAGTCTTATATCGTATTGAGAAACCTGACTTACCAAGTAGATGTACTTGACCAATATCTGGCTCAGGCTGGTGCGACTACCACCATCTGGACCACAATGGTTAACTTCTCGCTGTCTGAAGACATCATCGATAAACTTGGAATTAATCAGGACATTCAAATTATGGGTACACCAGAATACGTTTGCCAGGATAGTAGCTGCGACTGCTGCTGAAAAAGTATCGCAATCGGATTTACTGCAAAATGAAATGCTATCCGTTAAATAGGAAGAAAAATAATCAAAAATTGGGTCAGGATACCGCTATTTGGGTTATGCAAATGGCGGTATCCTTTTCTATATTATTTTAAGCATTTTTATATCCGTATTGATCAGCACTAATGATCTTATTAGCAGG contains the following coding sequences:
- a CDS encoding Putative sodium/glutamate symporter (Evidence 3 : Putative function from multiple computational evidences) gives rise to the protein MTSAILTDLLKSLGLLGAFLLIGVFLRAKVKIFQKAFIPASVIGGFLLLILGPQCFNVLPIPTDWFNTYSLLPGILIVPVVASVPLGLRIGKGKSASGGEDSSVLKNIIPLMFIGLGASMLQFAIGFGTHIAFSSQNLYDVFGIELAIGFVGGHGTAGTLGNILNGMNLPYWETSQGVAITTATFGLVGGILIGITMINWAARHGQTAMLKKPADIPEPLRVGFEKDPAKQPSIGRETTMSSSIDSFAFHMALIFLACGISYWIIQITKAYHVPVLSSISVWAYGMLVMFLIWGIMCKLKIDYLVDDHVKGKISGSCTEFAVIAAISSMPLKAIATYIVPILVMVLIGYIVTTAVLFFFCKRLLKGFWFEQMIGTFGMATGVFLTGILLLRICDPDLKSPALANYSLSYTVTSIIYFALLNMFIVLPMSNGAGFTALVGLGIGVASLIGAIISSRVAFGKEFKGN
- the abgB gene encoding putative peptidase, aminobenzoyl-glutamate utilization protein (Evidence 3 : Putative function from multiple computational evidences; PubMedId : 9829935; Product type e : enzyme); protein product: METYEKLLTQLNAKIWDFSELKFCEYRSSGAIIDLLTKEGFSVEAGLAGMDTAFTASFGSGHPIIGILAEYDALSGLSQKANVASPSPREETPNGHGCGHSLLGSGSVGAALMVRDYLKETKKSGTVVLYGCPAEEGGSGKAYLARAGAFDRLDAAITWHPGGGNAVATGSMQANCQAYFRFKGISAHAAGAPHLGRSALDAVELMDVGANYLREHIEPTDRIHYAITNTGGISPNVIPNHAEVIYLIRSTDSEKVQKLYDRVCKIAKGAALMTETEVEIRFDKACSNVLSNSVLEEVLYQSMTSVPLPIYTEQELDFAKEIKKTVKEIDMASDLSLTASSVAEKRKMIAKCEALPMMNFVLPHKHLDINIPGSSDVGDCSHVVPTAQFIGACFVPGTPAHSWQAVAQGISGTAVKGMLYAARVLSDTAQRLIDDPTILSKAKEEFLSETDGKPYRCPIPPEIMPNSNAKK
- the yhaA gene encoding Putative amidohydrolase YhaA (Evidence 3 : Putative function from multiple computational evidences), yielding MTILESAQKMESHLSELREEFHRHPEAAFQEKETSALIAAELRKIGSYQITENICGHGILAEIHGNKPGKAVALRADIDALQITEETGLPFCSQTPGMMHACGHDNHITMLLGAAHLLAQFQDQISGTVRLIFQPAEEFSPKGGSRSMIKAGALKGIDAIFGLHVWPGLPLGTFGVKAGPLMAASDHFYVKIHGKSGHAATPEAGIDSLLAGAQFVTAAQSIISRNTDPLKSAVISIGTFKAGTRYNIIAEECALEGTCRTFDPDVRDLAERRLGEVLKGICTLSQCTGELDYERGYMAVNNDAAMSDYVHKTAASLFGAEKSVLVPHPSMCAEDFAFYLDHVPGAFAWIGTAKEGDPIWPLHSSHFTANEDILWRGAALLASLALNFKG
- a CDS encoding protein of unknown function (Evidence 5 : Unknown function) codes for the protein MNEYGMDEFCKSSNYKSNWRPLLKEEDSSVVSPPNIKKTKKECESIEKSVERNETCEEKDILKKLAKISTDIDTLNLMLSDQKKTIDDLFTLLEKKETITPKKVLNSQKSNPDQHHFISVLFAKLRRLFGRFLIFSQHILHIKF
- a CDS encoding conserved protein of unknown function (Evidence 4 : Unknown function but conserved in other organisms), whose protein sequence is MSTDVAQEPLDIFVRRVLAKSELLQTQEVFQENYSSDTLPKPLGTKAPLTLYIINHGAEASTESPNPSTGSPVKCVKLCKRILDQDPANTILCTQKSRVSLNFELVLVVEYEDNTFNVLTLPKDLSAFTKYTTDTKAFVGSTVLDPTTGAPIIQHQSVTQPYEQFVIKYNATSTAYANFEYTVTIPLSSFSAPLRKCELNDPTLQSYIVLRNLTYQVDVLDQYLAQAGATTTIWTTMVNFSLSEDIIDKLGINQDIQIMGTPEYVCQDSSCDCC